Proteins from one Algiphilus sp. genomic window:
- a CDS encoding Ig-like domain-containing protein, protein MKHDLKALAAVAGLALCGSVSAAGMATHALMADVGREALPDGVMKTILTQHRPSLLAGAIHPDGGYGSGAVFPEDREMAERAHWEDFNDAFIAHLRDIGCAGELRNVPLPRQPYGLLDLNALSDRCGKLIAFAFGNAAHGLTDEIWDSLFEPVVRERDLAEPAASLVQPRGHAHGPSCRNLFGPPGDAARLRRALQRGDEAAVQRALSFGPVPGIEYAMDMIAIVERNLLLDATLVAPPAADLAAVHARNRPELGITAAQVRRGFLVSRAAVLGERLIAPVEAPRMRRAMPWAAGNYHMASGGVTDSGRMVARLYEHLWAKLTADAPLPVRVIGVHPENGEHDVPVAADAAEARIRAFTGQSAPEAAVEQPGVICLFDEAGNRVPGETRSGIYDPEWGHVIDFRPDADLMPDHRYTVVVTDRLVDHFGLTPESAHSWSFRTAATPGS, encoded by the coding sequence ATGAAGCACGACCTCAAGGCACTCGCAGCGGTCGCCGGCCTCGCGCTCTGCGGTTCCGTGTCGGCGGCCGGCATGGCCACGCACGCGCTGATGGCCGATGTCGGCCGCGAGGCCCTGCCCGACGGCGTCATGAAGACCATCCTGACGCAGCATCGGCCGTCGCTGCTCGCCGGCGCCATCCATCCCGACGGTGGCTACGGCAGCGGCGCGGTCTTCCCGGAGGATCGCGAGATGGCCGAGCGCGCGCACTGGGAGGATTTCAACGACGCCTTCATCGCCCACCTGCGCGACATCGGCTGCGCCGGCGAGCTGCGCAACGTGCCGCTGCCGCGCCAGCCCTACGGGCTGCTCGACCTCAACGCGCTCAGCGACCGCTGCGGCAAGCTCATCGCCTTCGCCTTCGGCAACGCCGCCCACGGCCTGACCGACGAGATCTGGGACAGCCTCTTCGAACCGGTGGTGCGCGAGCGCGATCTCGCCGAGCCCGCGGCGAGCCTGGTGCAGCCCCGCGGACACGCCCACGGGCCGAGCTGCCGCAACCTCTTCGGCCCGCCCGGGGACGCGGCCCGCCTGCGCCGCGCGCTGCAGCGCGGCGACGAGGCCGCGGTGCAGCGCGCGCTGTCCTTCGGACCGGTGCCCGGTATCGAGTACGCCATGGACATGATCGCCATCGTCGAGCGGAACCTGCTGCTCGACGCCACGCTGGTGGCCCCGCCGGCGGCTGATCTGGCCGCCGTGCATGCGCGCAATCGTCCCGAGCTCGGCATCACCGCGGCACAGGTGCGTCGCGGCTTCCTGGTGTCGCGCGCCGCGGTGCTCGGCGAACGCCTGATCGCGCCCGTCGAGGCGCCGCGCATGCGCCGGGCCATGCCGTGGGCCGCGGGCAACTACCACATGGCCTCGGGCGGCGTCACCGACTCGGGGCGCATGGTGGCGCGGCTCTACGAGCATCTCTGGGCCAAGCTGACGGCGGACGCGCCGCTGCCCGTCCGCGTCATCGGCGTACACCCGGAGAACGGCGAGCACGACGTGCCCGTCGCCGCCGATGCCGCCGAGGCGCGCATCCGCGCCTTCACCGGCCAGTCCGCGCCCGAGGCCGCCGTCGAACAGCCCGGCGTCATCTGCCTGTTCGACGAGGCCGGCAATCGTGTCCCCGGCGAGACGCGCTCGGGCATCTACGACCCGGAATGGGGCCACGTCATCGACTTCCGCCCCGACGCCGACCTGATGCCGGACCATCGCTACACCGTCGTGGTGACCGACCGCCTCGTCGACCATTTCGGGCTGACGCCGGAGTCGGCGCACTCGTGGAGTTTCCGGACGGCGGCGACGCCCGGCTCCTAG
- a CDS encoding nucleotidyltransferase domain-containing protein — translation MFAFLSSAAQTQYAQLLDTARSVEMQRSTASLNGRFQKRQRKGRAYWYFVYYDGKTRNLYVGPDNERVRALVATAEEDPAGETDLSTLVRSYVAAGGIAFDRQHLSVIRRMAERGFFHAGGVLVGTHAFRAYANMLGVRWSAPDTTQDVDLSWPGRNVSVALPPEPDLDLHDALISFEQGFIPGSSGELMGPSYRYATDAAFQVDFLTTLDRSGPSPRSIPELRIVAQPSAYMDFLLEDPQQAVLVRGSGAWALVQVPEPARFAVHKLILSQVRPAAQRVKRAKDLAQAGALIAFLQEDDPTALKSAMAAARARGKGWSDKLDAAFARLG, via the coding sequence ATGTTCGCCTTCCTCTCCAGCGCTGCGCAGACGCAGTACGCCCAGCTCCTCGACACTGCCCGCAGCGTCGAGATGCAGCGCTCCACCGCATCGCTCAATGGCCGCTTCCAGAAGCGGCAGCGCAAGGGGCGCGCCTACTGGTACTTCGTGTACTACGACGGCAAGACCCGGAACCTCTACGTCGGACCGGACAATGAGCGCGTGCGCGCCTTGGTGGCAACGGCGGAGGAAGATCCCGCGGGAGAGACCGATCTCTCCACGCTGGTGCGGAGCTATGTCGCAGCGGGCGGCATCGCGTTCGACCGTCAACACCTGAGCGTGATCCGCCGCATGGCCGAACGCGGCTTCTTTCATGCCGGGGGCGTGCTCGTCGGCACGCATGCGTTTCGGGCCTACGCCAACATGCTCGGCGTGCGCTGGAGCGCCCCGGATACCACCCAGGATGTCGACCTGAGCTGGCCCGGCCGGAACGTCTCGGTGGCGCTGCCGCCGGAGCCGGACCTCGATCTCCACGACGCGCTCATCAGCTTCGAACAGGGCTTTATCCCGGGCAGCTCCGGCGAGCTCATGGGGCCGAGCTATCGCTACGCCACCGACGCCGCGTTCCAGGTCGATTTCCTCACCACGCTCGACCGCAGCGGCCCATCGCCGCGCAGCATCCCGGAGCTGCGCATCGTGGCGCAGCCATCGGCCTACATGGACTTCCTGCTCGAGGATCCGCAGCAGGCGGTGCTGGTTCGTGGCTCCGGCGCGTGGGCCCTGGTCCAGGTGCCCGAGCCGGCGCGTTTCGCGGTGCACAAGCTGATCCTGTCCCAGGTCCGGCCGGCTGCTCAGCGCGTCAAGCGCGCGAAGGATCTGGCGCAGGCGGGCGCGCTCATCGCCTTCCTGCAGGAGGATGATCCGACCGCTCTGAAGTCGGCCATGGCCGCGGCTCGGGCGCGGGGAAAGGGCTGGTCGGACAAGCTCGACGCCGCATTCGCACGGCTGGGCTGA
- a CDS encoding alkaline phosphatase D family protein: MPTDRRTLLKLLGATAGASAFGAAPRALAQDGVSLERPAGWDYPAVDALLPFGHGVKSGDPLHDRVVIWTRVSIPDPGGWLVAMPQGIGEVDVAWVVARDRALQDVVARGETTTERGADWTVKIDVDGLAPATTYWYAFAALGRTSVVGRTRTAPAPGDAVSEVRVMQTACSKWWAGHFAMYGRMADRDDVDVLLHAGDHIYNQENGNRGNIRLPEAALLLDDPYQHIDCRDWARPEEVGRRYALHAADPDALRAHAAVPFVIMPDQHDTADKDDRGIYGGDGVSNAEAAAYFHLWNADRRLAADGSGRFDAEPRVNLNLAPHRVAGEHARLFYKHLPFGALLDIVTVDMRRSREGNGDAPFLSDAHWAFLERVAADSAARGVAYRVFVNGVAMTQMNAVDLPVIPDSLRERIFRTDALNGILAYGGWNDVPDDRVRLYALLRAQGLVDNIVLTGDIHGQFVAELVEENEAPAYIRGTGLGTYGTPVGVEIMTGMTSGGADEVVAAALYEAAQGRSPGLDLRFQEVNVPAARPVVQLVEAALKLATPNLIHADWVPDAYALVHVAAERATGELWNVDKRDPASGETLSYQFDMPRGVVNIARRRQPEATRGARVAAPFGAATAADPAVFASSEPAPPDAGSGSGGAMGGAALVLAAAAAARGWLSARDDADGNR; the protein is encoded by the coding sequence ATGCCCACCGATCGCCGCACACTGCTCAAGCTGCTCGGCGCGACTGCCGGTGCCTCGGCCTTCGGCGCGGCGCCGCGCGCGCTGGCGCAGGACGGCGTCTCCCTCGAGCGCCCCGCCGGATGGGATTATCCGGCCGTGGATGCGCTGCTGCCCTTCGGCCACGGCGTCAAGTCCGGCGATCCGCTGCACGACCGCGTCGTCATCTGGACGCGCGTGTCGATTCCAGACCCCGGTGGCTGGCTGGTGGCGATGCCGCAGGGCATCGGCGAGGTCGATGTCGCCTGGGTGGTGGCGCGCGACCGCGCGCTGCAGGACGTGGTCGCGCGCGGCGAGACCACCACCGAGCGCGGCGCCGACTGGACCGTCAAGATCGATGTCGATGGCCTGGCGCCGGCGACCACCTACTGGTACGCCTTCGCGGCCCTCGGCCGCACCTCTGTCGTCGGTCGTACGCGCACCGCGCCGGCGCCCGGCGACGCGGTGTCGGAGGTGCGCGTCATGCAGACGGCGTGCTCGAAGTGGTGGGCGGGTCATTTCGCGATGTACGGGCGCATGGCCGATCGCGACGACGTCGACGTGCTGCTGCACGCCGGCGACCACATCTACAACCAGGAGAACGGCAACCGCGGCAACATCCGGCTGCCGGAAGCGGCGCTGCTGCTGGACGATCCCTATCAGCACATCGACTGCCGCGACTGGGCGCGCCCCGAGGAGGTCGGCCGGCGCTACGCGCTCCACGCCGCCGACCCCGATGCGCTGCGCGCGCACGCGGCGGTGCCCTTCGTGATCATGCCGGACCAGCACGACACGGCGGACAAGGACGACCGCGGCATCTACGGCGGCGACGGGGTCTCCAATGCCGAGGCCGCCGCGTACTTCCACCTCTGGAACGCCGACCGCCGCCTGGCCGCCGACGGATCCGGCCGCTTCGATGCCGAGCCGCGCGTCAATCTCAACCTGGCGCCGCACCGCGTCGCGGGCGAGCACGCGCGCCTGTTCTACAAGCATCTCCCCTTCGGCGCGCTGCTCGACATCGTCACCGTCGACATGCGCCGCTCGCGGGAAGGCAACGGCGACGCCCCCTTCCTCAGCGATGCCCACTGGGCCTTCCTGGAGCGCGTCGCCGCCGACTCGGCGGCGCGCGGTGTCGCCTATCGCGTGTTCGTCAACGGCGTGGCGATGACGCAGATGAACGCGGTCGATCTGCCGGTCATCCCGGACTCGCTGCGCGAGCGGATCTTCCGCACCGACGCCCTCAACGGCATCCTCGCCTACGGCGGATGGAACGACGTCCCCGACGACCGCGTGCGCCTCTATGCGCTGCTGCGCGCGCAGGGGCTGGTCGACAACATCGTGCTCACCGGCGACATCCACGGCCAGTTCGTCGCCGAGCTGGTCGAGGAGAACGAGGCCCCGGCCTACATCCGCGGTACCGGGCTGGGTACCTATGGCACGCCGGTGGGCGTCGAGATCATGACCGGCATGACCTCCGGCGGCGCCGACGAGGTGGTAGCGGCCGCGCTCTACGAGGCTGCGCAGGGCCGCTCGCCCGGTCTCGATCTGCGCTTCCAGGAGGTCAACGTGCCCGCGGCTCGTCCCGTCGTGCAGCTGGTGGAGGCGGCGCTCAAGCTGGCCACGCCCAACCTGATCCACGCCGACTGGGTGCCCGATGCCTACGCGCTGGTCCACGTCGCCGCCGAGCGCGCCACCGGTGAGCTGTGGAACGTCGACAAGCGCGACCCGGCCAGCGGCGAGACGCTTTCCTATCAGTTCGACATGCCGCGCGGCGTGGTCAACATCGCGCGCCGTCGTCAGCCGGAGGCCACGCGCGGCGCGCGCGTCGCGGCACCCTTCGGCGCTGCGACGGCGGCCGATCCGGCGGTCTTCGCGTCATCCGAACCGGCGCCACCCGATGCCGGCAGCGGTAGCGGCGGTGCGATGGGCGGAGCCGCGCTGGTGCTGGCCGCCGCGGCGGCGGCGCGCGGCTGGCTGTCCGCGCGCGACGATGCGGACGGCAATCGGTAG
- a CDS encoding PLP-dependent aminotransferase family protein — protein sequence MAESRPVYVTLADEIAAGIRGGTYRSGERLPSVRALARARAVSVASALAAYRYLEERGLAEARPRSGYYVHAARAPEAEAPRSPARRAQPRPVTGQELALSLVKAASNPAVVQLGAAVPDPSFLPTHAVGQVMAQVVRSQRSRIAGYEMSPGAPELRRQIARRMIEAGCMLSPDELVVTSGCQEALTLALRAVTEPGDIVALESPTFYGLLQVVDALGLQALEIPSSADTGMSLEALELALDRWPVKACVTVPNHSNPLGFRMPDDAKRRMLRLLARYRVPVIEDDVYGDLGFDSPRPLMLMAAGEGAEILHCSSVSKTLSPGLRVGWIAPGRHQARVEYLKYVSDIATGTADQITVAEFLASGRYDRHMRTVRRQYGDAVARMREDVVRLFPAGTRISRPTGGFVLWIELPEAIDTVDIAYRALEADISIAPGPLFSASGKYRNCMRLSCARPRDARLQDALARLGAMVAG from the coding sequence ATGGCCGAATCCCGTCCGGTGTACGTCACGCTGGCCGACGAGATCGCCGCCGGCATTCGCGGCGGCACCTACCGCTCCGGCGAGCGGCTGCCGTCGGTGCGGGCGCTGGCGCGGGCGCGCGCGGTCAGCGTGGCCTCGGCGCTGGCGGCCTACCGCTACCTGGAGGAGCGCGGCCTCGCCGAGGCCCGGCCTCGCTCGGGCTACTACGTGCACGCGGCGCGGGCGCCGGAGGCCGAGGCGCCGCGCAGCCCGGCGCGGCGCGCGCAGCCGCGGCCGGTCACCGGTCAGGAACTGGCGCTGTCGCTGGTCAAGGCGGCCAGCAACCCGGCCGTGGTGCAGCTCGGCGCAGCGGTGCCGGACCCCTCCTTCCTGCCGACGCATGCCGTCGGGCAGGTCATGGCGCAGGTGGTGCGCTCGCAGCGCAGCCGCATTGCCGGCTACGAGATGTCGCCCGGCGCGCCCGAGCTGCGCCGCCAGATCGCGCGCCGCATGATCGAGGCCGGCTGCATGCTCAGCCCCGACGAGCTGGTGGTGACCAGCGGTTGCCAGGAGGCGCTGACGCTGGCGCTGCGCGCGGTCACCGAGCCGGGCGATATCGTCGCGCTGGAGTCACCGACCTTCTACGGGCTGCTGCAGGTGGTCGACGCGCTCGGCCTGCAGGCGCTGGAGATCCCCAGCAGCGCCGACACCGGCATGTCGCTGGAGGCGCTGGAGCTGGCGCTGGACCGGTGGCCGGTGAAGGCCTGCGTGACCGTGCCCAACCACAGCAATCCGCTCGGCTTCCGCATGCCGGACGACGCCAAGCGCCGCATGCTGCGGCTGCTGGCGCGCTACCGGGTGCCGGTCATCGAGGACGACGTCTACGGCGATCTCGGCTTCGACAGCCCGCGCCCGCTGATGCTGATGGCGGCCGGCGAGGGCGCCGAGATCCTGCACTGCAGCTCGGTGTCCAAGACGCTGAGCCCGGGGCTGCGCGTGGGCTGGATTGCGCCCGGCCGGCACCAGGCGCGCGTGGAGTACCTGAAGTACGTCAGCGACATCGCCACCGGCACGGCCGACCAGATCACCGTCGCCGAGTTCCTCGCCAGTGGTCGCTACGACCGCCACATGCGCACGGTGCGGCGGCAGTACGGCGACGCGGTGGCCCGCATGCGCGAGGATGTCGTCCGGCTGTTTCCGGCTGGAACGCGCATCAGCCGGCCCACCGGCGGCTTCGTGCTGTGGATCGAGCTGCCCGAGGCGATCGACACGGTCGACATCGCCTACCGCGCGCTGGAGGCCGACATCAGCATCGCGCCCGGCCCCCTGTTCTCGGCCTCGGGCAAGTACCGCAACTGCATGCGGCTGTCGTGCGCGCGACCGCGGGATGCCCGCCTGCAGGATGCGCTGGCGCGACTCGGCGCGATGGTCGCGGGATGA
- the ilvE gene encoding branched-chain-amino-acid transaminase has product MNAATTETPSTPLCWMDGRIAPAAEARVPVLDHGLLYGDGVFEGIRFHRGRPFALDAHLERLECSARAIGLTVPLPRPDIVHAVAALIAAFGDDDGYLRLVVTRGDGTLGLDPRSCPTPRLFIVAGALRLVDAATRERGVRVIIAATRRLPPDGLDPRIKSLNYLNHVLARIEANAAGADEAILLNAAGRVAEGTADNIFIVRDGVLRTPPPIDGALAGITRAHVMALAQDAGMTVAETSLAPFDLYTCDECFLTGTGAELIPVASIDGRAPTHCPGPVFRRLRDAYHAAVRA; this is encoded by the coding sequence ATGAACGCCGCCACCACCGAGACACCCTCGACACCGCTCTGCTGGATGGACGGCCGCATCGCGCCCGCCGCCGAGGCGCGCGTGCCGGTGCTCGATCACGGCCTGCTCTACGGCGACGGCGTCTTCGAAGGCATCCGCTTCCATCGGGGCCGGCCCTTCGCGCTCGACGCGCATCTCGAGCGGCTGGAATGCTCGGCGCGCGCCATCGGGCTGACGGTGCCGCTGCCGCGACCGGATATCGTCCACGCCGTCGCAGCGCTGATCGCCGCATTCGGCGACGACGACGGTTATCTGCGACTGGTGGTCACGCGCGGCGACGGCACGCTCGGTCTGGACCCGCGCAGCTGCCCGACGCCGCGGCTGTTCATCGTCGCCGGGGCGCTGCGCCTCGTCGATGCGGCGACCCGCGAGCGCGGCGTCCGCGTCATCATCGCCGCGACCCGGCGCCTGCCGCCGGACGGTCTCGACCCGCGCATCAAGAGCCTCAACTATCTCAACCATGTGCTGGCGCGCATCGAGGCCAACGCCGCCGGCGCCGACGAGGCCATCCTGCTCAACGCCGCCGGCCGCGTCGCCGAGGGCACCGCCGACAACATCTTCATCGTGCGCGACGGCGTGCTGCGGACACCGCCGCCCATCGACGGCGCGCTTGCGGGCATCACGCGGGCGCACGTCATGGCGCTGGCGCAGGACGCCGGCATGACGGTCGCGGAGACATCGCTGGCGCCCTTCGACCTCTACACCTGCGACGAGTGCTTCCTCACCGGCACCGGCGCCGAGCTCATCCCGGTGGCCAGCATCGACGGCCGCGCGCCCACGCACTGCCCGGGCCCGGTGTTCCGCAGGCTCCGGGATGCGTACCACGCGGCGGTGCGGGCGTGA
- a CDS encoding LysE family transporter: MTLEAGQLGAMLSVMLVLSLIPGPADALIVAHAMRAGARSAGALVAGIVAGDVVLLGAALAGHAGIAAAPSWLARATALFCAAFLATAGVRTLRARGVPVRQAAPASPAALSAAGTGFATTIGDPTALLFYFGALPLFLDPARATPLDALVIVAAAAAVIAAVKTLYAAAGERAAALIGRARTAAAARLATGGLLLGIGAALALRTVSTI, translated from the coding sequence GTGACGCTGGAGGCCGGACAACTCGGCGCGATGCTGTCGGTGATGCTGGTGCTGTCGCTGATACCGGGACCGGCCGACGCGCTCATCGTGGCGCACGCCATGCGCGCCGGCGCGCGCAGCGCCGGCGCGCTGGTGGCGGGGATCGTCGCCGGTGACGTGGTACTGCTCGGCGCCGCGCTGGCCGGACATGCCGGCATCGCGGCAGCGCCTTCCTGGCTGGCACGCGCCACCGCACTGTTCTGCGCCGCGTTCCTCGCCACTGCCGGCGTGCGCACGCTGCGCGCGCGCGGCGTTCCCGTGCGCCAGGCCGCGCCCGCGTCACCGGCAGCGCTCTCCGCCGCGGGCACGGGTTTCGCCACCACCATCGGGGACCCGACCGCGCTGCTGTTCTACTTCGGTGCGCTGCCGCTGTTCCTCGACCCGGCGCGCGCCACGCCGCTCGACGCGCTGGTGATCGTGGCAGCAGCGGCCGCGGTCATCGCCGCCGTCAAGACGCTCTACGCCGCAGCCGGCGAGCGCGCCGCCGCGCTCATCGGGCGAGCACGGACCGCGGCAGCCGCGCGACTGGCGACCGGCGGTCTGCTGCTCGGCATCGGCGCCGCGCTGGCGCTGCGCACCGTGTCCACCATCTGA
- a CDS encoding DinB family protein, which produces MHMRDHYQLMARYNRWMNDKLYACAEPLGDAARKRDLGAFFGSVHGTLDHLLYGDSAWMGRFTGASSLPVLGETMHAEFDAMRAARQALDQRIVAWSASLTDAWLARGFTYTSSVDDRTRTLPAWTLVTHMFNHQTHHRGQVTTLLKQLGVDPGVTDLPWLLAP; this is translated from the coding sequence ATGCATATGCGCGACCACTACCAGCTCATGGCCCGCTACAACCGCTGGATGAACGACAAGCTCTACGCCTGCGCCGAGCCGCTCGGCGACGCCGCGCGCAAGCGCGACCTCGGTGCCTTCTTCGGCTCGGTGCACGGCACGCTCGATCATCTGCTCTACGGCGACTCGGCATGGATGGGCCGCTTCACCGGCGCGAGCAGCCTGCCCGTGCTCGGCGAAACGATGCATGCCGAATTCGACGCGATGCGCGCCGCGCGTCAGGCGCTCGATCAGCGCATCGTCGCCTGGAGCGCATCGCTCACCGACGCGTGGCTGGCCCGCGGCTTCACCTACACCAGCAGTGTCGACGACCGCACCCGCACACTGCCCGCCTGGACGCTGGTCACCCACATGTTCAACCACCAGACCCATCATCGCGGGCAGGTGACGACCCTGCTCAAGCAGCTCGGCGTCGACCCCGGCGTCACCGACCTGCCCTGGCTGCTGGCGCCGTGA
- a CDS encoding methyltransferase domain-containing protein: MSARDPTLESWRANAAPWIHAIREAPPASRAITSRALLAEIARAPPRRLLDAGCGEGWLVRAVRTRHGSAGVGVDGVRDLIAAARACDRAGRYHCSSYRALVARDALRGQRFDVVVCNFALFGSSGDAALLRWLASRLRPAGRLLLQTVPAPRPGAIRIEEHFAHWNGNWTPMPYRARPAGAWRGLCRRADLAVRPGRVLRAPDGTTVSMLLCARKRRHRPGSG; this comes from the coding sequence GTGAGCGCGCGCGACCCGACTCTGGAGAGCTGGCGTGCCAATGCGGCGCCGTGGATTCATGCCATCCGGGAAGCACCGCCGGCGAGCCGCGCGATCACCAGCCGCGCGCTGCTCGCCGAGATCGCGCGAGCGCCGCCGCGGCGTCTGCTCGACGCGGGCTGTGGAGAGGGCTGGCTGGTGCGGGCGGTGCGCACCCGTCATGGCAGTGCCGGTGTCGGCGTGGACGGCGTGCGGGATCTGATCGCGGCGGCCCGCGCGTGCGACCGCGCCGGCCGGTACCACTGCTCGAGCTACCGGGCGCTGGTCGCCCGGGATGCGCTGCGCGGCCAGCGCTTCGATGTCGTCGTCTGCAACTTCGCGCTGTTCGGCAGCAGCGGAGATGCCGCCCTGCTGCGCTGGCTCGCGTCGCGGCTGCGCCCCGCGGGCCGGCTGCTGCTGCAGACCGTGCCTGCCCCGAGACCGGGCGCGATCCGGATCGAGGAACACTTCGCGCACTGGAACGGCAACTGGACCCCGATGCCGTATCGCGCACGGCCTGCCGGTGCGTGGCGCGGGTTGTGCCGGCGCGCCGATCTGGCGGTGCGCCCGGGTCGCGTGCTGCGGGCCCCGGACGGCACCACCGTCTCGATGCTGCTGTGCGCGCGCAAGCGGCGCCACCGGCCCGGAAGCGGTTAG
- a CDS encoding LysR substrate-binding domain-containing protein produces the protein MTAEAPRHPALPLLDTGVLRSFVAIAESGSFSRAARQVFRTPAALSMQIKQLEETLGRALFVREPRQVRLTPEGETLLSYARRMLKLNEEAVGQFLAPALEGTVRIGTPDDVGTRILPRILTQFARSYPAVQVDVIGGRSDDMVARLDAGELDLALITVGSTKRADDRTEIVHTEPLVWAGREGGVAAQRAPLPISLASQGCAWRAMALAALDRAGVAYRIAYTSEHCAGQEAALIADLAVAPFPASLVRAPLQVLGPESGLPPLGDYHVGLIRRGRLSEVGAMLAREVTEIFRSLR, from the coding sequence ATGACCGCCGAAGCCCCCCGCCACCCCGCTCTGCCGCTGCTCGATACCGGCGTGCTGCGCAGTTTCGTGGCCATCGCCGAAAGCGGCAGCTTCAGCCGCGCTGCGCGGCAGGTGTTCCGCACGCCGGCCGCGCTGAGCATGCAGATCAAGCAGCTCGAGGAGACGCTGGGCCGCGCGCTCTTCGTGCGCGAGCCGCGCCAGGTCCGGCTGACGCCGGAGGGCGAGACGCTGCTCAGTTACGCCCGGCGCATGCTCAAGCTCAACGAGGAGGCGGTCGGCCAGTTCCTGGCGCCGGCGCTGGAAGGAACCGTGCGCATCGGCACGCCCGACGATGTCGGCACGCGCATCCTGCCGCGCATCCTCACCCAGTTCGCGCGCAGCTATCCGGCCGTGCAGGTCGACGTCATCGGCGGGCGCAGCGACGACATGGTGGCGCGCCTCGACGCCGGCGAGCTCGACCTCGCGCTGATCACGGTCGGATCCACCAAGCGCGCCGACGACCGCACCGAGATCGTCCACACCGAGCCGCTGGTCTGGGCCGGCCGCGAGGGCGGCGTGGCCGCCCAGCGCGCGCCGCTGCCGATATCGCTGGCCAGCCAGGGCTGCGCCTGGCGCGCGATGGCGCTCGCCGCGCTCGATCGTGCCGGTGTTGCCTATCGCATTGCCTACACCAGCGAGCACTGCGCCGGCCAGGAGGCCGCGCTGATCGCCGATCTCGCGGTGGCGCCCTTCCCCGCCAGCCTGGTGCGCGCGCCGCTGCAGGTGCTGGGCCCGGAATCGGGACTGCCGCCGCTGGGCGACTACCACGTCGGCCTGATCCGGCGCGGGCGGCTCAGCGAGGTCGGCGCGATGCTGGCGCGCGAGGTGACGGAGATCTTCCGCAGCCTGCGCTGA